Within Corynebacterium timonense, the genomic segment GCTACCGGCGGGTACTGCTCGACCTTCGTAACCAGGGCTGGATAGTTAACCACAAACTTGTCTTAAAGCTCATGCGTGAGATGGGCTTGAAGGCCAAGATCCGCCAGCGCAGGCCCTACATCTCCTACACAGGCACAACCAGTCACATCGCCGAGAACACACTCGAGCGCAACTTCACCCCGGATAAGCCCAACTCTGTTTTCGTCAGCGACGTCACCGAGTTCAAGGTCGCCGGCCGCAAGGTGTATCTCTCACCGGTGATGGACCTGTTCGACCGCGCAATCGTCGCCCACACAGTGGCCACATCGCCAACCACAGCGTTGACCTCGGCCTCGTTGGCGCAGGCGATCGAAGCGTGTGCTCCAGAGCCGGGCTGGATGATCCACACCGATCAAGGATTCCAGTACCAGCACTCATCCTGGCGCACCCTGATTAGCCAGCACCATGGAGTCCAGTCAATGTCACGCAAAGGCAATTGCTACGACAACGCAGTCATGGAGAACTTCTTCGGCCACCTGAAAACCGAAATGTTCCACGGAGAAGTCTTCGACACCATTGAGCAATTCACCGCCGCGCTCGACGAGTACATCCAGTGGTACAACACGCAACGACTCCAACAACGACTCAAGGGCCTGACCCCGATGCAATACCGGAATCAGACCCTGGAAACCCTAACCGCCTAGAATTAAACCAGTCCAACTTTCGGGGGCTAGTTCACTCTCCAGGAGTGTTCACATGTTCAAGAACCGTGTTCGCACCGCCGCTCTCGCCGGTGCAATCGCAGTAGCAACCGGTGTTTCTGGTCTCGCTGTCCCGGCCTACGCTCAGCAGGGCGGCACTGGCCACAACGTCGAGGACGGCTCCAAGCCGGGTGCTGGCGAGAACCAGCAGAACCAGCCGCCGGTGGGCGAGGTCCTCGCGGCTAACAAGCTGCGCGACGACGCTAACAAGAACGAGGCCGCCATCAAGGCCCACGTGTTCCTTCCCGTCCGTCCGTTCGCAGAGAGCCTTCCGATCGAGGCCGAGACCAAGGCCAAGTTCGACGCCAAGGAGCAGCAAGCCACCGCGCTGCTCACCGCTTCCGTGAAGAACCTCAACGACATCAACGTCACGCTGAAGGACATTGAGGAGCAGATCAAGAAGGCCAACGATGCATGGAGGGCGTACGCCGATGCCACCACCCTCACCGCGGCAGAGCGCCAGGAGCTCCGCGACCTCGCCGTTCGTGTGAAGGCTCCGGCGGACATCATCGAGAAGATTGACGCCCTCGATGTCGTTACCGCGAAGCCGGGCGACGAGAACTACATCGAGCAGATCTTCGACATCTCGACCAGCCCCGACTCCCGCCAGAAGGTCTACGAACTGGTCGACACTGTGACTGGCTACCAGCGCACCGACGAGGGCACCGAGGAGGAGCTGGACCAGTCCAAGGCCGTGTCCCAGGTTGCTAAGCAGCTCTTCACCTTCCTCGACGGCTGGGATGACCGCAACAAGCTGTGGAAGCGCGCGAACGAGCTGACCGCCGATGCCAACGACCGCAACGTCGCTGTGGTCCGCGAAGCGTTTACGAATGCTCAGGAGAACGTCCGCGCCGCACGCCTCCTCGTGGCCTACTACAGCACCGCCGCTCGCTGGGTCGACCTGTACAACAAGGACACCCTGCTGAGCAACGAGGAGCGCACCCTCCGCACCGAGTACTTCAACCTGCTGTTCAACTCCAACAACGGCTCGACCGTGGGCAACCAGAACAGGTGGAACCTCGACCTCGAGGCTGCTGCGCAGGCTGCGGTCACGAACGCCGACGCCGGCCAGGAGTGGGTGAACCCCGTCGAGACCGTCCGCCTGCTGGACAAGAAGTACCGCACCGACTACCCGGATCGTTGGGGTGCTGCTAAGCCGGACTACAACGCTCCGAGCGATGCCGACCGCCTGATCGACGCTCTGGACAAGATCACCGACGACAACGGCAAGCCTGGCAACCCTCCGGCGGGCGAGAACCCGACCCCTCCCGGCAGCTCCGTTCCCGGCAGCTCCAACCCGGGCCTGGGCACCGCTGGCATCATCGTCGGTGTCCTCGCGGTCATCGGCGGCATCATCGCTGCCATCTTCCCGCACATCCAGCAGTTCCTGCCCAAGTTCTAAGGCAGTAACCGCCTAGCGGAACACAGAAAACAGCCACCCGGCAACCCCGGGTGGCTTTTTCGTGCCTCGGGCGCGGCCAGGACCCACCGCGTCGTCGCGGCCGTGTTGCGCGCCCGCTTGCTGCCGCTTGCTGCCGCTTACTGCAGCGCCGAGGTCAGCTTCATCACGTTGTCAATGTAGCGCCGGTACCAGGGCCGCTTTCCCCACCGCTCGAGCGTCAGCGGGCGGGAGACGGCCAAGTAGGCCTGGGCGAGCTCGTCGATCTGCCCCAACAGCGGCCCGTGCGCGATGAACAGGGAGCTTTCGTAGTTCAGCGTGAACGAGCGCATGTCCATGTTCGAGGACCCGATGACGCCGACGGAGGTCTCCCGGCCCGGGTCCGCGAGGACGAACTTGGTGTGCAGGATGTAGGGGGCGGGAAACTCCCAGATACGCACGCCGGCCTCGAGGAGCTGCTCGTAGTAGGAGGACTGCGCGTGGTGCACCATGAACTGGTCGGCGCGCTCGCCGACGAGGAGGTCCACGCGGACGCCTCGGTGGCAGGCGGTGCTCACGGCGTCGAGAAGCGTGTCGTCGGGGACGAAGTAGGGCGAGCACAAGATGAGGCGCTCGCGGGCGCGGTGGATGAGGGTGGTGAACATGCGCAGGTTCGGCTCGGCGTGGTAGCCGGGCCCGGACGGCACGAGCTGCACCACATGGAGCTCGGCGGCGCTCGCGCTTTTCTCGGCCGGCGGCTCGAGCGCGATGATCTCACCGGACTCGGTGTACCAGTCCACGGCGAACATGGATTCCAGCGACGTGATGATGGGCCCCTCGAGCTCGACGAAGGCGTCGATCCATTGGCGGCCGGCGCGCACGTGGTTGCGCTTGAGGTAGGAGCGGTCGATGAGGTTGAAGCTACCGATCATGCCCACGCGGCCGTCGACGACGATGATTTTGCGGTGGTTGCGCAGGTCGGGGCGGCGCCAGCGCCCGCGCAGCGGATCGAGGGGCAGCATGCGGTAATGGTCCACGCCGATCGCGTCGAGGCGGCGCATGAAGCGGCGGTAGCCGGGGTACTTGCGGGAGCCGATGTGGTCGTACAGCAGGCGCACGTGGACCCCGCGCTCGATGGCGCGCTCGATGGCCTCGAACACGCGGGTGGTGGTGTCGTCCCAGGCCACGGCGTAGATTTCGATGTTGACGTAGTGCTCGGAGGACTCGATAAGCTCGGCGATGCGCGTCATCGTCATCTCGTAGTCCGTCCACAGGCGCCGCACGTGGGCGTGGAGGGCGGGGAAGCCGGTGAGCGTGCGGTTGAGCCGCACCATCGTCTCAATCTCGTCGGCGTGCAGTGCCCCGGGAGGGAAGTCGGGCACGCGGGAATGCACGTTGTCCACCTCCGCCTTCGCCCGCTGCTGGATGCCGTGGCGGCGCCGCGACACAAAGGTCGAGCCCATGAGCAGGTACAGCGGCAGGCCCACGACGGGCAGCAGCAGGATGAGCAGCAGCCACGCGTTCGCGCTGGAGGGGCGCCGGTTGGACGGCACGACGCCGATCATGACGAACTTGATGCCGTAGTCCAGCACCATCATCGCAAGCTGCAGATAGGAAAAGTCGAGGTCGAGGCTCATCGGACGTCGTCAAGCGAAAGCGAGCGGGTGTCGTAGTCGGCGATGACGGGCGCGTGGTCGCTGGCGCCGGTGCCGCGGCGCTCCTCGACATCCACCCACGCCTTTGCTACTCGACGCCCCATCGGCGCCGTCACCAGCTGAAAATCGATCAACATGCCCTCGTTCTTCTGAAAGCGCATGGCCTTGTAGTCCCAGAACGAGTAGGGGTCCGGGTGCGTCACCTGGGTCAGCCCGGCCTCGAGCAGCATCTGGAAGGCGGCGCGCTCCGGCTCCGTGACGTGCGTCTTGCCCTCGAACCAGGAGATATCCCAGACATCGCTATCCGTCGGCGCGATGTTGTAGTCGCCGCAGTACACCGCGGGCGCCGCGGCGTCGACGGCGTCGCGCAGGCTGTAGAGAAACTCCAGCTTGTAGTCGTAGTGCGGGTCGCCGATCGCGCGGCCGTTGGGCACGTACAGGCTCCACACGTCGACGCCGCCGCACGTCGCGCCGATCGCGCGGGCCTCGACCTCCGGCCGGCCGTTCTTGGCAAAGCCGGGCTGGCGGGCGAAGGAATCACGCACGTCGTCGAGGCCCACGCGCGAGGCGATGGCCACCCCGTTCCACTGCGAGTACCCCACGTGCGCCACCTCGTAGCCCGCCGACTGGAACACCGAGGCGGGGAACTTATCGTCGACGACCTTGGTTTCCTGCATGGCCAGGACATCGACATCCTGGCGTTCGAGGAAGGCCGCGACGCGCTCGGCGCGGGTGCGTACCGAGTTGACGTTCCAGGTGGCAATATGCATGCCCTATACCCTAACCCAGCTGCGCGTACCGGTGCCGGTGGTGCTCGACGAAGCCCGTCGCGTGGTACAGGTTCACCGCCGCGACGTTGCTCGCGCGGGTCTGCAGGTAGGCGGCGTCCGCGCCCGCGGCGGCGCCCCAGCCCAGCAGGCCGGAAACCAGCTCGGTGCCCAGACCCCGGCGGCGCAGGTCGGGGGCGACCTCCACCGCCGAGTAGCCCAGCCAGCGCCGCCCGTCCGTGGACTCCGTAATGGTCGCGCGCGTCACCGCCACCGTTCGACCCTCCACGACGAGGCGGGCGAACGCCATGCGGCCCTCGATCGCCGCGTCCACCGCCCGCAGCGCCTCCGCCGGCAGAGGCTGGCCGCGGAAGTGGTAGAGCGCGAGCCAGTCCGCGTCCGGGGTGTCGTCGACGCGAAAGCGCGCGGAGGGGGCGTCGGTTCTGGTCAGCGGGTGCGTCATCACGAGGATCTCCTCACCCA encodes:
- the cls gene encoding cardiolipin synthase, with protein sequence MSLDLDFSYLQLAMMVLDYGIKFVMIGVVPSNRRPSSANAWLLLILLLPVVGLPLYLLMGSTFVSRRRHGIQQRAKAEVDNVHSRVPDFPPGALHADEIETMVRLNRTLTGFPALHAHVRRLWTDYEMTMTRIAELIESSEHYVNIEIYAVAWDDTTTRVFEAIERAIERGVHVRLLYDHIGSRKYPGYRRFMRRLDAIGVDHYRMLPLDPLRGRWRRPDLRNHRKIIVVDGRVGMIGSFNLIDRSYLKRNHVRAGRQWIDAFVELEGPIITSLESMFAVDWYTESGEIIALEPPAEKSASAAELHVVQLVPSGPGYHAEPNLRMFTTLIHRARERLILCSPYFVPDDTLLDAVSTACHRGVRVDLLVGERADQFMVHHAQSSYYEQLLEAGVRIWEFPAPYILHTKFVLADPGRETSVGVIGSSNMDMRSFTLNYESSLFIAHGPLLGQIDELAQAYLAVSRPLTLERWGKRPWYRRYIDNVMKLTSALQ
- a CDS encoding exodeoxyribonuclease III translates to MHIATWNVNSVRTRAERVAAFLERQDVDVLAMQETKVVDDKFPASVFQSAGYEVAHVGYSQWNGVAIASRVGLDDVRDSFARQPGFAKNGRPEVEARAIGATCGGVDVWSLYVPNGRAIGDPHYDYKLEFLYSLRDAVDAAAPAVYCGDYNIAPTDSDVWDISWFEGKTHVTEPERAAFQMLLEAGLTQVTHPDPYSFWDYKAMRFQKNEGMLIDFQLVTAPMGRRVAKAWVDVEERRGTGASDHAPVIADYDTRSLSLDDVR